Proteins encoded within one genomic window of Triticum aestivum cultivar Chinese Spring chromosome 2D, IWGSC CS RefSeq v2.1, whole genome shotgun sequence:
- the LOC123048715 gene encoding peroxidase 2, with protein MASASCLSLLVLVAMASAASAQLSPTFYQASCPSALFIIQTAVQAAVNNEPRMGASLVRLHFHDCFVDGCDGSVLLADTGSFVGEQGAAPNAGSIRGMNVIDNIKTQVEAACTQTVSCADILAVAARDSVVALGGPTWPVLLGRRDSTTASKTNAENDLPPPTFDLQNLTTSFANKQLSMTDMVALSGAHTLGQSQCRFFRNRINNEANINTAFATALKANCPQSGGDSSLAPLDTVTPNAFDNAYYSNLISQKGLLHSDQVLFNGGGADNTVLSFASSAATFNSAFTTAMVKMGNIAPKTGTQGQIRLVCSKVNS; from the exons ATGGCTTCTGCTTCTTGCCTTAGCTTACTGGTGCTAGTGGCAATGGCCTCCGCGGCGTCGGCGCAGCTGTCGCCGACGTTCTACCAGGCGTCGTGCCCAAGCGCGCTGTTCATCATCCAGACTGCGGTCCAGGCCGCAGTCAACAATGAGCCCCGCATGGGGGCGTCGCTCGTCCGGCTGCACTTCCACGACTGCTTTGTCGAT GGATGTGACGGGTCCGTTCTGTTGGCGGACACGGGGAGCTTCGTCGGCGAGCAGGGGGCTGCTCCGAACGCCGGTTCCATTCGTGGCATGAACGTCATCGACAACATCAAAACCCAGGTCGAGGCCGCGTGCACGCAGaccgtctcctgcgccgacatcctcgccgtcgccgcccgtgaCTCCGTCGTTGCG TTGGGAGGGCCGACATGGCCTGTTCTTCTGGGGAGGAGGGACTCCACCACCGCAAGCAAGACCAATGCAGAGAATGACCTTCCACCTCCtaccttcgacctccagaacctCACGACCTCGTTCGCCAACAAGCAGCTCAGCATGACAGACATGGTTGCGCTCTCAG GCGCCCACACGCTCGGACAATCGCAATGCCGGTTTTTCAGGAACAGGATCAACAACGAGGCCAACATCAACACGGCCTTCGCGACGGCGCTAAAGGCCAACTGCCCCCAGTCCGGCGGCGACAGCAGCCTAGCGCCGCTGGACACGGTGACGCCCAACGCCTTCGACAACGCCTATTACAGCAACCTGATTTCCCAGAAGGGGCTCCTACACTCGGACCAGGTGCTGTTCAACGGCGGCGGTGCCGACAACACAGTCCTGAGCTTTGCATCCAGCGCCGCGACGTTCAACAGCGCCTTCACCACGGCCATGGTGAAGATGGGGAACATCGCGCCCAAGACGGGGACGCAGGGGCAGATCAGGCTCGTCTGCTCCAAGGTCAACTCGTAA
- the LOC123048716 gene encoding peroxidase 2, whose translation MASASCLGLVVLVAMASAASAQLSSTFYDTSCPNALATIKAGVTAALNTETRMGASLVRLHFHDCFVDGCDGSVLLADTGSFIGEQGAAPNNNSIRGMNVIDNIKTQVEAVCKQTVSCADILAVAARDSVVALGGPTWTVLLGRRDSTTASKTNAENDLPPPTFDLQNLTTLFGNKQLSMTDMVALSGAHTIGQSQCRFFRDRIYNETNINTTFATSLRANCPQSGGDSSLAPLDTATPNAFDNSYYTNLMSQKGLLHSDQVLFNGGGADNTVMSFATSAATFNSAFTTAMINMGNIAPKTGTQGQIRLVCSKVNS comes from the exons ATGGCCTCTGCCTCTTGCCTTGGCTTAGTAGTGCTCGTGGCAATGGCCTCCGCGGCGTCGGCGCAGCTGTCGTCGACGTTCTACGACACGTCGTGCCCCAACGCGCTGGCCACCATCAAGGCCGGCGTGACGGCCGCCCTGAACACCGAAACCCGCATGGGGGCGTCGCTGGTCCGGCTgcacttccacgactgcttcgtcgAT GGATGTGACGGGTCTGTTCTGTTGGCGGACACGGGGAGCTTCATCGGCGAGCAGGGCGCAGCCCCGAACAACAATTCCATTCGTGGCATGAACGTCATCGACAACATCAAGACCCAGGTGGAGGCCGTGTGCAAGCAGaccgtctcctgcgccgacatcctcgccgtcgccgcccgtgaCTCCGTCGTCGCG CTGGGTGGGCCGACATGGACAGTTCTTCTGGGGAGGAGGGACTCCACCACTGCAAGCAAGACCAACGCGGAAAATGACCTGCCACCTCCTACCTTCGACCTCCAAAACCTCACCACCTTGTTCGGCAACAAGCAGCTCAGCATGACAGACATGGTTGCCCTCTCAG GCGCCCACACGATCGGGCAATCGCAGTGCCGGTTTTTCAGGGACAGGATCTACAACGAGACCAACATCAACACCACCTTCGCGACATCTCTCAGGGCCAACTGCCCCCAGTccggcggcgacagcagcctggCGCCGCTGGACACAGCGACGCCCAATGCGTTCGACAACTCCTACTACACCAACCTCATGTCCCAGAAGGGGCTGCTTCACTCGGACCAGGTGCTGTTCAATGGCGGCGGCGCCGACAACACGGTCATGAGCTTCGCGACCAGCGCGGCCACGTTCAACAGCGCCTTCACGACGGCCATGATAAACATGGGAAACATCGCGCCAAAGACGGGGACGCAGGGGCAGATCAGGCTCGTCTGCTCCAAGGTCAACTCGTAA